A genomic segment from Spinacia oleracea cultivar Varoflay chromosome 3, BTI_SOV_V1, whole genome shotgun sequence encodes:
- the LOC110791522 gene encoding protein TRACHEARY ELEMENT DIFFERENTIATION-RELATED 7, producing MAQPQNFDYPFFPFPPPHAFPFPPPSHPIPPPNLPPPFHPSSSPKPTPPSSPPSPTKPSNPPPTPIPKPPPHYLPPPKPSSPPPSPIPKPPPHSLPPPKPTNPPPSPKPKPPPHALPPPKPSNPPPRPPPHHLPPPAPAVKPPPFPPKLPPPPPHVVPTPPPAPGHHATIIIVFVSLGGLFFLAFLSAALVCFIKKRRKRVMKETDDITVDEQMHVHEDIVRGPHGEQAVLVTLEEDIHSHETLTKDEIVGGRTSHAHHPHSFQAAAPAFDSDHPQIANKSS from the coding sequence ATGGCTCAACCTCAAAATTTCGACTATCCCTTTTTCCCTTTTCCGCCACCGCATGCTTTCCCGTTCCCACCACCCTCTCATCCCATTCCTCCACCAAACCTACCACCTCCTTTTCATCCCAGTTCTTCACCAAAACCAACCCCTCCTTCATCTCCACCATCACCGACAAAGCCCTCAAACCCTCCTCCAACTCCAATACCGAAACCACCGCCACATTATCTCCCTCCACCAAAGCCCTCAAGCCCTCCTCCATCACCGATACCTAAACCACCTCCGCATTCTCTTCCTCCACCGAAGCCCACTAACCCCCCTCCATCACCGAAACCAAAACCACCTCCACATGCTCTCCCTCCACCAAAGCCATCAAACCCTCCTCCTAGGCCGCCTCCACATCATTTGCCTCCACCAGCTCCAGCAGTAAAGCCACCACCATTTCCACCGAAActtccaccaccacctcctCATGTGGTACCCACTCCACCTCCTGCTCCTGGGCACCATGCTACCATCATTATTGTTTTTGTATCTCTTGGAGGGCTTTTCTTTCTTGCATTCCTCTCAGCAGCATTGGTTTGCTTTATCAAGAAGAGAAGAAAGAGAGTGATGAAGGAAACTGATGATATTACCGTCGATGAACAGATGCATGTTCACGAAGATATCGTACGTGGTCCTCATGGTGAACAAGCTGTGCTAGTAACCTTGGAAGAGGATATTCATTCTCATGAAACTCTAACAAAGGATGAAATTGTGGGCGGAAGAACCTCTCATGCACATCATCCTCATTCTTTCCAAGCAGCTGCACCTGCTTTTGACTCGGATCATCCCCAGATTGCGAATAAGAGCTCGTGA